GGCCGCAACCTCGGGTTCCCGGTGGCCATGGAGGGCGCGCTCAAGCTCAAGGAGCTCGCCTACATCCACGCCGAGGGCTTCGCGGCGGGCGAGCTCAAGCACGGTCCCATCGCCCTGATCGACGACGGCCAGCCCGTCTTCGTCGTGATGCCGTCACCGATGGACCGCCACTCGCTGCACGCCAAGGTGGTCTCCAACATCCAGGAGGTCCGGGCCCGCGGCGCCCGCACCTTCGTCGTGGCCGAGCGCGGCGACCAGGCGGTCCGCCGGCACGCCGAGGTGGTCTTCGAGGTGCCCGAGACCCAGCCGGTGCTCATGCCGCTGCTCACCACGGTCCCGCTGCAGATCTTCGCGCTGGAGCTCGCCTCCGCGAAGGGCTACGACGTCGACCAGCCGCGCAACCTGGCCAAGTCCGTCACCGTGGAGTGACTCCGCGCCGATGCGCCGCGCCCGACGCCCCCCGCCGTTGCCGGCGGGGGGCGTCGTCGCGTCCGGGGCATGGGGCCCCGCGGGACGACGCTAGGGTGATGCCCATTACACCGCACTCCTCGAGCAAGGACACCCCCATGCACCCCTCCCGCCGGACCGTCACGCGCGGCCTCGCCGCGTCCCTCGCCGGACTCGCCCTGCCCGCCATCGGGGCCCCCACGGCCCTCGCTGCCCCGCGCGCCGTGACGGCCGACCCCCGCACCGCCCGGGTGCAGGCCGCCCTCGACGCCCTGGTGGCGTGGCCCGTCGTCGGGGCGGTCGGGGCGTTCGTCGCGGACGGGCGGGTGGTGGAGCTGGCCGCCGGCCGGCGCTCGGCCGCCTTCTCCGCCCCGGCCCGCCCCTCGTCCGTGGCCCGGGTGGCCAGCGTGACCAAGGCGATGACCGCCACCGTCGCCTTCCAGGAGATCGAGCGGGGGACCCTGCGGCTCGACTCGACCATCGGCGAGGTCCTGCCCGGCCTGTGGCCTGGACGCGAGGACGTGACCCTGGGCCAGCTGCTGAACCACACCTCCGGCATGCCGGACGCGATCTGGGTGCTGCTGCGGCATCGGGCCCTGTGGGACCTGCCCCTCGAGGACGTCCAGGAGATGGTGGCCCGGCACTACGGGCTGCGCGAGCTCGTGGAGATCGCCCGGCAGGACGCGTGGTGGTTCGAGCCGGGCACGGCGTGGGGCTACTCCAACACGGGCTACGTGGTGGCCCAGCTGATGGTGGAGGCCGTCACCGGCCGACCGCTGGCGAGGCTCATCCGCGAGCGCGTCTTCCGGCCGGCCGGCATGCACCGGTCCCGCCTCGAGGAGGGGACGCTGGTGCGCGGCGCGGAGATGGAGGACGCCGCGGTCCGGCCGGGGGAGACCGCCCGCTTCACCACCCTGGACCAATCCGTGTTCGCGGGAGCGGCCGCCGTGATCGCCACCGCCGGGGACGTGGTGCGCTTCTACCGTGCGCTCATGCAGGGCCGACTGGTGTCCCCGGCGTCGGTGGACCGGATGATCACCCCGGTCGGCGCGGCGGTCCCCGCCGGCTACGGGTACGGGATCTTCCTCGTTCCCGATCCGGCGCG
This Micrococcus flavus DNA region includes the following protein-coding sequences:
- a CDS encoding serine hydrolase domain-containing protein — translated: MHPSRRTVTRGLAASLAGLALPAIGAPTALAAPRAVTADPRTARVQAALDALVAWPVVGAVGAFVADGRVVELAAGRRSAAFSAPARPSSVARVASVTKAMTATVAFQEIERGTLRLDSTIGEVLPGLWPGREDVTLGQLLNHTSGMPDAIWVLLRHRALWDLPLEDVQEMVARHYGLRELVEIARQDAWWFEPGTAWGYSNTGYVVAQLMVEAVTGRPLARLIRERVFRPAGMHRSRLEEGTLVRGAEMEDAAVRPGETARFTTLDQSVFAGAAAVIATAGDVVRFYRALMQGRLVSPASVDRMITPVGAAVPAGYGYGIFLVPDPARPGGLLYGHDGGGFGSASLALASRDGERAMAFTFVGRPYWEAGAAEVWERQLAVFRAAVALPGGVGSGRGPAGGLGRGGGGAGRLG